From one Sphingomonas sp. BT-65 genomic stretch:
- a CDS encoding LysR family transcriptional regulator, producing MDLLALADFNLVARHGGFGRAARAAGRPKATLSRRVSELEASLDLRLFERGARMLKLTEEGRALYERTGALLTELNETAAAIASGGHTPRGRLRISAPLLFSQIAMGKLAAGFTARFPEVRLEVTTEDRPVDMIEEGYDLVIRVNPAPDESLVGRPFLRDRLVVVANPSIARPKDGEAAPAVIRGSFDQTVDWRVKTPDGVIRIAVEPVLSVSSLVMNRDAVRAGAGAGRLPISLVSRDLAAGTLVHWGDIDGPEIALWALYPSRRLLSARVSAFLDYLKLAFPTGAPDELAAFVAG from the coding sequence ATGGACCTGCTCGCTCTCGCCGATTTCAATCTCGTCGCACGGCACGGTGGCTTTGGACGCGCCGCGCGCGCGGCCGGACGCCCCAAGGCCACCTTGTCCCGCCGGGTTTCGGAGCTGGAAGCCAGCCTGGACCTACGGCTGTTCGAGCGCGGCGCGCGCATGCTCAAGCTGACCGAGGAGGGGCGCGCTCTCTATGAACGGACGGGCGCGTTGCTCACCGAGCTCAACGAGACCGCGGCTGCCATCGCTTCCGGTGGACACACACCGCGCGGGCGGTTGCGGATCAGCGCGCCGTTGCTGTTCTCGCAGATCGCGATGGGAAAGCTCGCCGCCGGATTCACCGCCCGTTTCCCCGAGGTGCGGCTCGAAGTGACAACCGAAGATCGGCCGGTGGACATGATCGAGGAAGGTTATGATCTCGTGATCCGCGTTAACCCGGCTCCGGACGAGAGCCTCGTCGGACGCCCGTTTCTGCGCGATCGGTTGGTGGTGGTGGCAAACCCCTCCATCGCTCGGCCGAAAGACGGCGAGGCGGCTCCTGCGGTCATTCGCGGATCGTTCGATCAGACCGTGGACTGGAGGGTGAAGACCCCGGATGGGGTGATCCGCATCGCGGTCGAGCCGGTCCTCAGCGTGTCGTCGCTGGTCATGAACCGCGACGCGGTCCGCGCTGGGGCTGGTGCCGGACGCCTTCCGATATCGCTCGTCAGTCGCGATCTGGCTGCCGGGACCCTGGTGCATTGGGGCGACATCGACGGGCCGGAAATCGCCTTGTGGGCGCTCTATCCCTCGCGCCGCTTGCTGAGCGCCCGCGTGTCGGCATTCCTCGACTATCTCAAATTGGCCTTTCCTACGGGGGCGCCGGACGAACTGGCCGCCTTTGTCGCAGGGTGA
- a CDS encoding SDR family oxidoreductase, with protein MTILVTGATGQVGRYVVEQLIHRGADVRALVRDPAKANLPAGVTVVQGNLLDIDSLRSAFSGVSTLFLLNAVAADEFTQALIALNLARDAGIERIVYLSVIHGDLYVNVPHFAGKLAVERMIEQMGLNATILRPAYFIQNDLTIKDVVTGYGVYPMPIGGKGLAMIDARDLGEVAAIELIRREQASTPLPLERITIVGPDTLTGADVAAIWTEVLGRPIAYPGDDIAGFEQNLRQFAPSWMAYDMRLMAERFQTEGMIPAAGDVDRLTALLGRPLRTYREFAAEIAA; from the coding sequence ATGACCATCCTCGTTACCGGCGCTACCGGCCAGGTCGGACGCTATGTCGTCGAACAGCTCATCCACCGCGGCGCCGATGTGCGCGCGCTCGTTCGCGATCCTGCCAAGGCGAACCTCCCCGCGGGCGTCACTGTCGTTCAGGGCAACCTGCTCGACATCGACTCCCTGCGCAGCGCGTTCTCGGGTGTCTCGACGCTGTTCCTGCTCAACGCGGTGGCGGCGGACGAATTCACCCAGGCGCTCATCGCGCTCAACCTCGCCCGTGACGCCGGCATCGAGCGGATCGTCTACCTGTCGGTGATCCACGGCGATCTCTATGTGAACGTGCCGCACTTCGCGGGCAAGCTCGCGGTCGAGCGGATGATCGAGCAGATGGGCCTCAACGCCACGATCCTGCGCCCCGCCTATTTCATCCAGAACGATCTCACCATCAAGGACGTGGTGACCGGCTATGGCGTGTACCCGATGCCCATCGGCGGCAAGGGCCTGGCCATGATCGACGCGCGCGATCTGGGAGAGGTCGCGGCAATTGAGCTCATTCGCCGCGAACAGGCAAGCACGCCGCTTCCGCTCGAGCGGATCACGATCGTCGGCCCTGACACCCTGACTGGGGCGGACGTCGCCGCGATCTGGACCGAGGTCCTGGGGCGTCCGATCGCCTATCCGGGCGACGACATCGCCGGATTCGAGCAGAACCTGCGGCAGTTCGCGCCAAGCTGGATGGCCTACGACATGCGCCTGATGGCCGAGCGCTTCCAAACCGAAGGAATGATCCCCGCTGCCGGCGACGTCGATCGCCTCACTGCGCTGCTGGGCCGCCCCTTGCGCACCTATCGCGAATTCGCCGCCGAAATCGCGGCCTGA
- a CDS encoding SRPBCC family protein, which produces MIYSTATVPVNPEGEIKLTRAQAWAGLELKARDARLFLPPGLCTRCDVVEESVTHFVREATIGGADLREIVVLEHERKVTFFQAAGLREGAIINELYEDEAGALQLRFYCHLGLRGNAPNGPEEQAEQAQFDGDNGYKAALLSTLKRTRELLAEGKL; this is translated from the coding sequence ATGATCTATTCGACCGCCACCGTCCCGGTGAACCCCGAGGGCGAGATCAAATTGACTCGCGCGCAGGCATGGGCCGGGCTGGAGCTGAAGGCCCGCGACGCGCGCCTGTTCCTTCCGCCCGGCCTGTGCACCCGTTGCGATGTCGTGGAGGAGAGCGTCACGCATTTCGTCCGCGAAGCCACGATCGGCGGCGCCGATCTGCGCGAGATCGTCGTGCTGGAGCACGAGCGCAAGGTCACCTTCTTCCAGGCCGCCGGCCTGCGCGAAGGCGCGATCATCAACGAGCTCTACGAGGATGAAGCCGGCGCGCTTCAACTGCGCTTCTATTGCCATCTCGGCCTGCGCGGCAACGCGCCGAACGGCCCCGAGGAGCAGGCGGAGCAGGCACAATTCGACGGCGACAATGGATATAAAGCTGCCCTGCTGTCGACGCTTAAGCGCACCCGGGAGCTGCTTGCGGAGGGCAAGCTCTGA